The following are encoded together in the Fundidesulfovibrio putealis DSM 16056 genome:
- a CDS encoding tetratricopeptide repeat protein: MSGGTAKSVKEDIARATGYARRFMAVKALRAGASAFEGYASSTTIMGRAKFELEVLMMDMLRELELVQDIKAKIKGPFKYARGTEAKFALALSALAMHLEAQERKKLETQVQERLGRIANAFDKARESLREKNLPSARRILNTVCEQNPAEPNIYTNAAKLLAEAGLHPDVLSFAEKAMEINPKDAQAFALAVEAAKQIGELPKAETLLREALKNFGAHPKTYVSLARVLYQMGRWDQAYDAARAAYDRDNSLAEAREIVELTEKRVMG, from the coding sequence ATGAGCGGGGGCACCGCCAAATCCGTCAAGGAGGATATCGCCCGAGCGACAGGCTACGCCCGGCGATTCATGGCAGTAAAGGCGCTCCGGGCCGGGGCCAGCGCCTTCGAGGGCTATGCCTCGAGCACCACCATCATGGGGCGCGCCAAGTTCGAGCTTGAGGTCCTCATGATGGACATGCTGCGGGAACTGGAACTGGTGCAGGACATCAAGGCCAAGATAAAAGGGCCGTTCAAGTACGCACGGGGCACCGAGGCCAAGTTCGCCCTGGCGCTGTCCGCCCTGGCCATGCATCTGGAGGCGCAGGAAAGAAAAAAACTGGAAACCCAGGTGCAGGAGCGGCTGGGGCGCATCGCCAACGCCTTCGACAAGGCCCGCGAGAGCCTGCGCGAGAAAAACCTGCCCTCGGCCCGGCGCATCCTGAACACCGTGTGCGAGCAGAACCCCGCCGAACCCAATATCTATACCAACGCGGCCAAACTGCTGGCCGAGGCGGGCCTGCACCCGGACGTCTTGAGCTTCGCCGAAAAGGCCATGGAGATAAATCCCAAGGACGCGCAGGCCTTCGCCCTGGCCGTGGAGGCCGCCAAGCAGATCGGCGAGCTGCCCAAGGCCGAGACGCTCCTGCGCGAGGCGCTCAAGAACTTCGGCGCGCACCCCAAGACGTATGTGTCGCTTGCGCGGGTGCTCTACCAGATGGGGCGCTGGGACCAGGCCTACGACGCCGCCCGCGCGGCCTACGACCGCGACAACTCCCTGGCGGAAGCCCGCGAGATCGTGGAACTTACCGAGAAGCGGGTGATGGGTTAG
- a CDS encoding DUF4145 domain-containing protein, with amino-acid sequence MDDISFSLNFGIDNIKEILDEVYICLQNDAPRLAVMGVRSLVEHIILEKIEDKGTFYENVTEFARAGFISDIQKDIIKRALDAGSAVTHRGFKPDKWLVADVVDIAESLVEMLYVNPSRSRRIEKKTPPRKK; translated from the coding sequence ATGGATGATATTTCGTTCTCATTGAATTTTGGGATAGATAATATCAAGGAAATTCTTGATGAGGTTTATATATGTCTACAAAATGATGCGCCTAGACTCGCTGTGATGGGTGTCCGCTCTCTGGTTGAACATATTATTCTTGAGAAAATAGAAGACAAAGGGACTTTTTACGAGAATGTCACTGAGTTTGCCCGAGCTGGCTTTATATCGGATATTCAAAAAGATATTATTAAAAGAGCTTTGGACGCCGGGAGTGCCGTGACGCACCGTGGGTTTAAGCCAGATAAATGGCTTGTTGCTGATGTTGTTGATATCGCAGAAAGTTTGGTTGAAATGCTTTATGTGAATCCGTCACGATCTCGTCGCATTGAAAAGAAAACGCCCCCTCGGAAAAAGTAA
- a CDS encoding ribbon-helix-helix domain-containing protein codes for MPQTTTRVNVTLPADLLQELESVVGPRKKSSFIAQAIEESLLRLKKELLLKKLEEGYAATREEGLALCKEFEAADLEGWDEEY; via the coding sequence ATGCCTCAGACAACGACACGTGTGAACGTAACTCTTCCCGCCGACCTGCTTCAAGAACTGGAATCCGTGGTCGGCCCCCGCAAAAAAAGCTCCTTCATCGCCCAGGCGATCGAAGAGAGCCTACTTCGGCTGAAGAAGGAACTGCTCCTTAAAAAGCTTGAGGAGGGGTACGCAGCAACCAGGGAGGAAGGTTTGGCCCTGTGCAAGGAGTTCGAGGCCGCCGACCTGGAAGGTTGGGATGAGGAGTATTAA
- a CDS encoding type II toxin-antitoxin system PemK/MazF family toxin has product MRSIKRGEIWLAALDPIIGRELAKTRPVVVVSNDVANRRSGASTVVPVTSQKLDNVWPYEVFLPLGAGGLPKDSKAKADQIRTLDQSRFIRKLGQLPPDLVESIEGAVLIHLGMD; this is encoded by the coding sequence ATGAGGAGTATTAAGCGCGGCGAAATCTGGCTTGCCGCCCTGGACCCCATCATCGGGCGGGAATTGGCGAAAACGCGACCGGTCGTGGTCGTCTCCAACGATGTCGCCAACCGTCGTTCCGGCGCATCCACGGTGGTTCCCGTCACCTCGCAGAAGCTTGATAACGTTTGGCCCTACGAGGTGTTCCTTCCCTTAGGGGCAGGGGGGCTCCCCAAGGACTCCAAGGCAAAGGCCGACCAGATCAGAACGCTGGACCAGTCACGGTTCATTCGCAAACTTGGTCAACTCCCCCCGGACTTGGTCGAATCGATCGAAGGCGCTGTCCTCATTCATCTTGGAATGGACTGA
- a CDS encoding ABC transporter permease: MSFLSNLSWRLWRVWMRNLMVYRRTWQVNFIPPLAEPALYILAFGAGLGSMVGSLKVGGQEVAYTAYIAPGLIAASVMWQSFYENTFASFVRMYYQKSFDAMLATPLSLEDVITAEILWGATKAVVGTLLMGVVIWAFGLISMPQGLWLVPLSILGGLAFGSVAMWLTGITPTIDMFNLPIFLFVTPMFLFSGAFFPVDGLPAWASGLAQLLPLYHLTQACRAVSLGQAGWSVVGNALYLAAFTAVFYPMAVRAMRVRLIK; encoded by the coding sequence ATGAGCTTTTTGTCGAATCTTTCCTGGCGGCTGTGGCGGGTGTGGATGCGAAACCTCATGGTCTACCGCCGCACCTGGCAGGTGAACTTCATCCCGCCCCTGGCGGAACCGGCCCTGTACATCCTGGCCTTTGGCGCGGGCCTGGGCTCCATGGTGGGCAGCCTCAAGGTCGGCGGGCAGGAGGTGGCCTACACCGCCTACATCGCGCCGGGTCTCATCGCGGCGTCGGTGATGTGGCAGTCCTTCTACGAGAACACCTTCGCCTCGTTCGTGCGCATGTATTACCAGAAGAGCTTCGACGCCATGCTGGCCACGCCGCTCTCGCTCGAGGACGTGATCACCGCCGAAATCCTCTGGGGAGCCACCAAGGCCGTGGTAGGGACGCTGCTCATGGGAGTGGTGATCTGGGCCTTCGGGCTGATCAGCATGCCCCAGGGGCTGTGGCTGGTGCCGCTGTCGATACTGGGAGGGCTGGCGTTCGGCAGCGTGGCCATGTGGCTGACGGGCATAACGCCCACCATCGACATGTTCAACCTGCCGATATTCCTGTTCGTTACGCCCATGTTCCTGTTCTCTGGGGCGTTCTTCCCGGTGGACGGGCTCCCGGCCTGGGCTTCGGGGCTGGCGCAGCTTCTGCCGCTGTACCACCTGACGCAGGCCTGCCGCGCCGTGAGCCTGGGGCAGGCGGGATGGTCCGTGGTGGGGAATGCGCTCTATCTGGCCGCGTTCACGGCGGTGTTCTATCCTATGGCCGTGCGGGCCATGCGGGTGCGGCTGATCAAGTAG
- a CDS encoding ABC transporter ATP-binding protein, which produces MDAVIEAVGLRKNFGGFMAVDGLDMRVTRGQAFGLLGPNGAGKTSTIRMLYGFSPKTGGELTVFGLDVATRWREIRARIGVCQQDNALDPDLTVEQNLLVFAGYFAIPRAEARRRAGELLSFFALEAKAKAGVRDLSGGMARRLMLARSLVNRPELLILDEPTTGLDPQSRHLLWDRLHELRQGGLTILITTHYMEEAATLCDELLIMDHGRGLVRGTPAEMIASHAGRAVLEIMDPGHEARDRVAASGHDFEDFGRRLLVFADTFDELEALRQSLPESPSVTRPASLEDVFLRLTGRELRE; this is translated from the coding sequence ATGGACGCAGTGATAGAGGCCGTGGGCCTTCGCAAAAACTTCGGCGGGTTCATGGCCGTGGACGGGCTGGACATGCGCGTGACGCGCGGCCAGGCCTTCGGCCTGCTCGGCCCCAACGGGGCGGGCAAGACCTCCACCATCCGCATGTTGTACGGTTTCTCGCCCAAGACGGGCGGGGAGCTCACCGTTTTCGGCCTGGACGTGGCCACCCGCTGGCGCGAGATACGCGCGCGCATCGGGGTCTGCCAGCAGGACAACGCCCTGGACCCGGACCTCACCGTGGAGCAGAACCTCCTGGTGTTCGCCGGGTACTTCGCAATTCCCCGCGCCGAGGCCAGACGCCGCGCCGGGGAGCTGCTCTCCTTCTTCGCCCTGGAAGCCAAGGCCAAGGCAGGCGTGCGCGACCTCTCGGGCGGCATGGCCCGGCGTTTGATGCTTGCGCGCTCGCTGGTGAACAGGCCGGAGCTGCTCATCCTGGACGAGCCCACCACCGGACTTGATCCCCAGTCTCGCCATCTGCTCTGGGACCGCCTGCACGAGCTTCGCCAGGGCGGCCTGACCATCCTCATCACCACCCACTACATGGAAGAGGCGGCCACGCTCTGCGACGAGCTGCTCATCATGGACCACGGGCGCGGGCTTGTGCGCGGCACTCCCGCCGAGATGATCGCCTCCCACGCGGGGCGCGCGGTGCTGGAGATCATGGACCCCGGCCACGAGGCCAGGGACAGGGTCGCCGCGTCCGGGCATGATTTCGAGGACTTCGGGCGCAGGCTCCTGGTGTTCGCGGACACCTTCGACGAGCTGGAGGCCTTGCGCCAGTCGCTGCCGGAATCCCCATCAGTAACCCGACCCGCAAGCCTGGAAGACGTGTTTCTGCGCCTCACCGGCAGGGAGTTGCGCGAATGA
- a CDS encoding chemotaxis protein CheD has product MKDIRHRHPECQYAYLKVSEGGVYLEPTLALTVLGSCLGGVFYSRAKRIGAFFHAFLPCQDDWQSVRTFTVYTFVDTAIAHVLDRFEQLGVRPATLEISLVGGANGLVDENSGVGRKNVAAALETLGRRRLHPGFMDVGGDKGRRVAFVSSTGELQVTKLTGIAPQKLDRSALRGRVTAK; this is encoded by the coding sequence ATGAAGGATATCCGGCACCGCCACCCCGAATGCCAATACGCTTACCTCAAGGTGTCCGAGGGGGGGGTCTATCTGGAGCCGACGCTGGCGCTGACGGTCCTGGGCTCGTGCCTGGGGGGCGTGTTCTATTCCCGCGCGAAAAGGATCGGGGCGTTCTTCCACGCCTTCCTGCCCTGCCAGGACGACTGGCAGAGCGTGCGGACCTTCACGGTGTACACGTTCGTGGACACGGCCATCGCCCATGTGCTGGATCGGTTCGAGCAGCTGGGCGTGCGTCCGGCCACCCTGGAGATAAGCCTGGTGGGCGGAGCCAACGGCCTGGTGGACGAGAACAGCGGCGTGGGCCGCAAGAACGTGGCGGCGGCGCTGGAGACTCTGGGCAGACGCCGCCTGCATCCGGGCTTCATGGACGTGGGTGGCGATAAGGGCCGCAGAGTCGCCTTTGTCTCGTCTACGGGGGAGTTGCAGGTCACCAAGCTCACGGGCATCGCGCCGCAGAAGCTGGACAGGTCGGCCCTGCGAGGACGCGTGACGGCGAAATAG
- a CDS encoding efflux RND transporter periplasmic adaptor subunit, producing the protein MSFTCATSARIPYRPFLFLLLVLAASCGSEAEAPRGPKVLEWGEAGPGDVVRVVEAQGVIRARDKAFIRVGSRLKGQILKMHVRTGDVVRAGQLLAELDDRELQTQRRQAQARLDAARNELARIEAQRPRRLEEARASLSAEQGKNEYAQGLNRRRQTLRDSSHIPQSDLDLAQRDAKSSAQSVVQGRAVLGRIEKEFQHDQERAAKAVDEAQAAVAQVDAFLSMTRVESPMDAIVGQVLTQEGELVVAEVETVKILTLIDPRLLELWIYINEADAAGVRPGMPVRFFMPSQKQQVMLAKVERVSPVPEPVDKVLYYPAVALLGEQAGLLLRPEMNVQCFVQVENLTGVLSVPNEAVVAQGGKRRVYVDDGRGAAVEVRPVFGVRGLQRTQVLSGLDAGARVAVKFAGR; encoded by the coding sequence ATGTCCTTCACGTGCGCGACATCCGCGCGCATCCCGTACCGACCGTTCCTGTTTCTTCTGCTCGTCCTGGCTGCGTCCTGCGGTTCCGAGGCGGAGGCCCCGCGCGGCCCCAAGGTCCTGGAGTGGGGCGAGGCCGGGCCGGGCGACGTGGTGCGCGTGGTGGAGGCCCAGGGCGTGATCCGGGCCAGGGACAAGGCCTTCATCCGGGTGGGCAGCCGCCTGAAGGGCCAGATCCTCAAGATGCACGTGCGCACCGGGGACGTGGTGCGGGCCGGGCAGCTGCTGGCCGAGCTGGACGACCGCGAACTCCAGACCCAGCGCAGGCAGGCCCAGGCCAGGCTGGACGCCGCACGCAACGAACTGGCCCGCATCGAGGCCCAGAGGCCCAGGCGCCTGGAAGAGGCCAGGGCCTCCCTGAGCGCGGAGCAGGGCAAGAACGAATACGCCCAGGGACTTAACCGCCGTCGCCAGACCCTGCGCGACTCCAGCCACATCCCCCAGTCCGACCTGGACCTCGCCCAGCGCGACGCCAAGTCCTCCGCCCAGTCTGTCGTTCAGGGCCGCGCGGTCCTGGGGCGCATCGAGAAGGAGTTCCAACACGACCAGGAGCGCGCCGCCAAAGCCGTGGACGAGGCCCAGGCAGCCGTGGCCCAGGTGGACGCCTTCCTGTCCATGACCCGCGTGGAAAGCCCCATGGACGCCATCGTCGGCCAGGTGCTCACCCAGGAGGGGGAGCTGGTTGTGGCCGAGGTGGAGACGGTGAAGATCCTGACGCTCATCGACCCCAGGCTCCTGGAACTCTGGATCTACATCAACGAGGCCGACGCCGCCGGGGTGCGTCCCGGCATGCCGGTGCGGTTCTTCATGCCCTCGCAGAAGCAGCAGGTGATGCTGGCCAAGGTGGAGCGCGTCTCGCCCGTGCCCGAACCTGTGGACAAGGTGCTCTACTATCCGGCCGTGGCCCTTCTGGGCGAGCAGGCCGGGCTGCTCCTGCGACCAGAGATGAACGTGCAGTGCTTCGTGCAGGTGGAGAACCTGACCGGGGTGCTCTCGGTGCCCAACGAGGCCGTGGTGGCCCAGGGCGGCAAGCGCCGGGTATACGTGGACGACGGGCGCGGCGCAGCGGTCGAGGTGCGGCCGGTGTTCGGGGTGCGCGGCTTGCAGCGCACGCAGGTGCTCTCCGGTCTGGACGCGGGCGCGCGCGTGGCCGTGAAGTTCGCCGGGCGCTAG
- a CDS encoding formate dehydrogenase accessory protein FdhE, with protein MFDSLESEQKRALRKMADLRKKPHIPAQLLTLVEIVMNLQNEARANAPAVEAPRELLATVDQVLQGAPLLAREAFVCDREQAAGIYGRLTEALSGMGGPMAQAAGLVREQGDQLMRDAFDAFIKNDAGFFAEFAKRTPNAPRTLNFLAQSSLTPGIMALAESISKLLPENRTWDQGTCPLCGSLPFHSSLVTKEGVRVNSCSFCRADYRSFRLQCVYCQERDAQKLPFFTADEEPGYRVDACTSCMGYIKTTDFREFDRPSLPALDDLESLALDILAVKKGFIRPTASAWGF; from the coding sequence ATGTTCGATTCCCTGGAGAGTGAACAGAAGCGGGCGCTGCGCAAGATGGCCGATCTGCGCAAGAAGCCCCATATTCCGGCCCAGCTTCTCACTCTGGTGGAAATAGTGATGAATCTGCAGAACGAAGCCCGCGCGAACGCTCCCGCCGTGGAGGCTCCGCGAGAGCTGCTGGCCACCGTGGATCAGGTGTTGCAAGGTGCGCCCCTGCTGGCGCGCGAAGCTTTCGTCTGCGACAGGGAGCAGGCGGCGGGCATTTACGGACGCCTGACAGAGGCGCTCTCCGGCATGGGCGGCCCCATGGCCCAGGCCGCCGGGCTGGTGCGGGAGCAGGGCGACCAGCTGATGCGCGACGCTTTCGACGCCTTCATCAAAAACGACGCGGGCTTTTTCGCCGAGTTCGCCAAGCGCACCCCCAACGCGCCCAGGACGCTCAACTTTCTGGCCCAGTCCAGCCTGACGCCGGGCATCATGGCCCTGGCCGAGTCCATTTCCAAACTGCTGCCGGAAAACCGGACCTGGGATCAGGGAACCTGCCCGCTGTGCGGCAGCCTGCCGTTTCATTCCTCCCTGGTGACCAAGGAAGGCGTGCGGGTGAACTCCTGCTCCTTCTGCCGGGCCGACTACCGCTCCTTCCGCCTGCAATGCGTTTACTGCCAGGAGCGAGACGCCCAGAAGCTCCCCTTCTTCACCGCCGACGAGGAGCCAGGCTACCGGGTGGACGCCTGCACCAGTTGCATGGGCTACATCAAGACCACGGATTTCCGCGAATTCGACCGCCCGAGCCTTCCGGCCCTGGATGATCTGGAGTCGCTGGCCTTGGACATCCTGGCAGTGAAGAAGGGCTTCATCCGGCCTACCGCCTCGGCCTGGGGGTTTTAA
- a CDS encoding transposase yields MIERPATPQETGLSGALHAGGASASGGYSGLSESEARELVAAICRDIGAAGCPRCRAEKVYRLGSGRMRCGACGYTFQELTGRFMGIGGLTCAKWLDLLALFAEETPVKEAAQALGVAYNTVYKAMDALRLAILAQAIDARQIRKALSPGRPGSWPPVFGIMENENWVFVDLVPDVDAADLTLFKLHFRLKTSRVGSVVYTGPMRGYLGLVCCGGPEWITQALRAKDENMPLDADGGFWAFLKTRLGRLQGVSAEKFPLYLKEMEFRWNHRDHDMQDELTRIALAFRPLDEC; encoded by the coding sequence ATGATCGAACGTCCAGCCACACCGCAGGAGACCGGCCTGTCCGGCGCGTTGCACGCAGGAGGCGCGTCAGCCTCCGGAGGGTACTCCGGGCTGTCGGAGTCCGAGGCGCGCGAGCTGGTGGCCGCCATCTGCCGCGACATCGGGGCCGCCGGATGCCCGCGTTGCCGGGCGGAGAAGGTGTACCGGCTGGGGTCGGGCCGGATGCGCTGCGGCGCGTGCGGCTACACCTTCCAGGAGCTCACCGGGCGGTTCATGGGCATCGGCGGGCTGACCTGCGCCAAGTGGCTGGACCTTCTGGCCCTGTTCGCGGAGGAAACCCCGGTCAAGGAGGCAGCCCAAGCCTTGGGCGTGGCCTACAACACGGTCTACAAGGCCATGGACGCCCTGCGCCTGGCCATCCTGGCCCAGGCCATCGACGCCCGGCAGATCCGCAAGGCGCTTTCTCCTGGGAGGCCGGGTTCCTGGCCGCCGGTCTTCGGCATCATGGAGAATGAGAACTGGGTGTTCGTGGACCTGGTGCCGGATGTGGACGCGGCGGACCTGACGCTTTTCAAACTGCATTTTCGCCTGAAGACCTCGCGGGTGGGCTCGGTTGTCTATACCGGCCCCATGCGGGGGTATCTGGGGCTGGTGTGCTGCGGCGGGCCGGAGTGGATCACCCAGGCGCTGCGCGCCAAGGACGAGAACATGCCGCTCGATGCGGACGGCGGGTTCTGGGCCTTTCTGAAAACTCGTCTGGGCCGCCTGCAAGGCGTCTCGGCCGAGAAGTTCCCGCTGTACCTCAAGGAAATGGAATTTCGCTGGAACCACCGCGACCATGACATGCAGGACGAACTGACCCGCATCGCCCTGGCGTTCCGCCCCCTCGACGAGTGCTGA
- a CDS encoding RNA recognition motif domain-containing protein: MVTNIYVGNLPFSASEDQVRQMFEAYGQVNSVKLINDRETGRPRGFGFVEMDGGAAEAIQALNGADCGGRTMKVNEARPRERRERW; encoded by the coding sequence ATGGTGACGAACATTTACGTCGGGAACCTGCCTTTCAGCGCCTCCGAAGACCAAGTGCGCCAGATGTTCGAGGCCTACGGACAAGTCAACTCCGTGAAGCTCATCAACGACCGTGAGACCGGCCGCCCCCGCGGCTTCGGCTTCGTGGAAATGGACGGCGGCGCCGCCGAGGCCATCCAGGCCCTGAACGGCGCCGACTGCGGCGGCCGCACCATGAAGGTGAACGAGGCACGCCCCCGCGAGCGCCGCGAGCGCTGGTAA
- a CDS encoding response regulator: protein MTQVLVIDDERPTLAMFELLLQAMGYSPVSADSGERGLEIFESGDFPIVLTDIKMPGIDGMEVLSRIKASRPATEVIVITGHGDVDLALTALNLKAADFIDKPISQPALAGALSRADERINRREKAQPASVLRETEGVRVLDIAGNLSTGLDDVALELAATMRGGPLLVTVSECASINGAGIAGLTRIIHEQATRGGKTALACKPQNFRRVFEAAGLTVLASLHASEEDGLRELLGSKSS from the coding sequence ATGACACAGGTTCTGGTTATCGACGACGAAAGGCCCACGCTGGCCATGTTCGAGCTGCTCCTTCAGGCCATGGGCTACTCCCCGGTGTCCGCCGATTCAGGAGAACGCGGCCTGGAGATCTTCGAAAGCGGTGATTTTCCCATCGTGCTGACCGACATCAAGATGCCCGGCATCGACGGCATGGAGGTGCTCTCGCGCATCAAAGCCAGCCGCCCGGCCACCGAAGTCATCGTCATCACCGGACACGGCGACGTGGATCTGGCCCTGACCGCTCTCAACCTGAAGGCCGCCGACTTCATCGACAAGCCCATTTCCCAACCCGCGCTGGCAGGTGCGCTCAGCCGCGCCGACGAGCGCATCAACCGGCGCGAAAAGGCCCAGCCCGCCTCGGTGCTGCGTGAAACCGAGGGCGTGCGCGTGCTGGACATCGCGGGCAATCTTTCCACGGGCCTGGACGACGTGGCGCTGGAACTGGCCGCCACCATGCGCGGCGGACCGCTGCTGGTCACGGTGTCCGAATGCGCCTCCATCAACGGGGCAGGCATCGCAGGGCTCACGCGCATCATCCACGAACAGGCCACGCGCGGCGGAAAGACCGCCCTCGCCTGCAAACCCCAGAACTTCCGCCGCGTTTTCGAGGCCGCCGGGCTCACCGTGCTGGCCAGCCTGCACGCCAGCGAAGAGGACGGCCTGCGCGAGCTTCTCGGGTCGAAATCCTCCTGA
- a CDS encoding ATP-binding protein, whose amino-acid sequence MMLTRVRKLSLRNKIFLATVGVVLLISGVIALLARGILVNSLSRELELRGTAIAQSIAERGGGYILDKDQPGLVALIFDAAQLGERKALVAYIFLTDNEGHLLAHTFIRPFPKELLDTRNPSDSQESLSRPVSVEGYDAVDISVPIQEGIYTLGRVHVGLKQSHIDTLVGKLRLTFLGFISLVVVIIFLIALGLSGYVVNPLSKLTKAAESISRGRLDQPLDLGGPPWNPVECPAYGDTDLPCWHLDELGPDRDLPPRTCDPCKFYRKRSGDEVVQLADAFANMVWSIKLYRHRLRESEERYRPLFDANPDPFLVLDVSSRRFLDANPRAQELYGYTKREFGSMTITDIEPPDSYVGVQRFLQDGGPGDHVLYAKAGHVTRGGKGIFVDIHATMAHYRGKDVVIFSATDVTGLVEKDAQLIQASKMKTLGEMSAGMAHELNQPLNAIKLGSDFLKLAAENNLDLPRERFQQVAFEMSAQVDRAAGIISHLREFGRKSELIPDAVDINTPVRGVFTIIGKQLALQNITVELDLAENLPPVLAHSNRLEQVLFNLVVNARDAILSSQRDVAEIGIRSYMEDGSVVVSVSDTGCGISPQDMRKIFEPFFTTKRAGEGMGLGLAISYGIIKDYGGEIQVGSEVGEGTTFKLLFPPSQREAT is encoded by the coding sequence ATGATGCTCACCCGTGTGCGCAAGCTGAGCCTGCGCAACAAGATATTCCTGGCTACCGTGGGCGTGGTGCTGCTCATAAGCGGAGTGATCGCCCTTCTGGCCAGGGGCATCCTGGTGAACAGCCTTTCGCGCGAGCTGGAACTTCGCGGCACGGCCATCGCACAGTCCATCGCCGAGCGCGGCGGCGGCTACATCCTGGACAAGGACCAGCCGGGACTGGTGGCGCTCATCTTCGACGCCGCGCAGCTTGGCGAACGCAAAGCCCTGGTGGCCTACATCTTCCTCACGGACAACGAGGGCCACCTGCTGGCCCACACGTTCATCCGCCCGTTCCCCAAAGAGCTTCTGGACACCCGCAACCCCAGCGACAGCCAGGAGTCCCTGTCGCGCCCGGTCAGCGTCGAGGGCTACGACGCGGTGGACATCTCCGTGCCCATCCAGGAGGGCATCTACACTCTTGGCCGGGTTCACGTCGGCCTCAAGCAGAGCCACATCGACACCCTCGTAGGCAAGCTGCGTCTGACATTCTTGGGCTTCATCTCCCTGGTGGTGGTCATCATCTTCCTGATAGCCCTGGGGCTTTCCGGCTATGTGGTCAACCCGCTCTCCAAGCTGACCAAGGCCGCCGAATCCATCAGCCGTGGCAGGCTCGACCAGCCCCTTGACCTGGGAGGCCCCCCCTGGAACCCCGTGGAATGCCCGGCCTACGGCGACACCGACCTGCCCTGCTGGCACCTGGACGAGCTCGGCCCCGACCGCGACCTGCCGCCGCGCACCTGCGACCCCTGCAAGTTCTACCGGAAACGAAGCGGCGACGAGGTGGTCCAGCTGGCCGACGCCTTCGCCAACATGGTCTGGTCCATCAAGCTCTACCGCCACCGCCTGCGCGAGTCCGAAGAGCGCTACCGCCCCCTTTTCGACGCCAACCCCGACCCCTTCCTGGTGCTGGACGTGTCCTCCAGGCGATTCCTGGACGCCAACCCGCGCGCCCAGGAGCTCTACGGCTATACCAAGCGCGAGTTCGGCTCCATGACCATCACCGACATCGAGCCCCCCGACAGCTACGTGGGGGTGCAGCGCTTCCTGCAGGACGGCGGGCCAGGAGACCACGTATTGTACGCCAAGGCAGGACACGTCACCCGCGGGGGCAAGGGCATCTTCGTGGACATCCACGCCACCATGGCACACTACCGGGGCAAGGACGTGGTCATCTTCTCGGCCACCGACGTGACCGGGCTTGTGGAAAAGGACGCCCAGCTCATACAGGCCAGCAAGATGAAGACCCTGGGCGAGATGAGCGCGGGCATGGCCCATGAGCTGAACCAGCCCCTGAACGCCATCAAGCTGGGCAGCGACTTCCTGAAACTGGCCGCCGAAAACAACCTGGACCTGCCCCGCGAACGCTTCCAGCAGGTGGCCTTCGAGATGAGCGCCCAGGTAGACCGCGCCGCAGGCATCATCTCCCATCTGCGCGAGTTCGGCCGCAAGTCCGAGCTCATCCCCGACGCCGTGGACATCAACACGCCCGTGCGGGGGGTATTCACCATCATCGGCAAGCAGCTGGCCCTTCAGAACATCACCGTGGAGCTCGACCTGGCCGAGAACCTGCCCCCGGTGCTCGCCCACTCGAACCGCCTGGAGCAGGTGCTTTTCAACCTTGTGGTCAATGCCCGTGATGCAATACTGTCCTCCCAGCGGGACGTGGCGGAAATCGGCATCCGGTCCTACATGGAAGACGGCTCAGTGGTCGTAAGCGTGTCGGACACGGGATGCGGCATTTCCCCCCAGGACATGCGCAAGATTTTCGAGCCCTTCTTCACCACCAAACGGGCCGGTGAGGGGATGGGGCTCGGCCTGGCCATATCCTACGGCATCATCAAGGATTACGGGGGGGAGATTCAGGTCGGCAGCGAGGTGGGCGAAGGCACCACCTTCAAGCTCCTGTTTCCGCCCTCTCAACGCGAGGCAACATGA